The following proteins are encoded in a genomic region of Clostridium kluyveri:
- a CDS encoding serine dehydratase subunit alpha family protein — translation MIRLLHKEVVLALGCTEPVAVALAAAKCKETLGKIPDTIEILASTNILKNGMGVGIPGTGMVGLHIAAALGVTGGDSHKLLEVLSDIKSEDVKAAKRMIDEKRVDIKHKDASEKLYIEAVCKYNDEYSRVIISGSHTNIVLVESNGEKISEENGQDILEYKEIKNEKITVDYIYKFINEISTDEIIFLLHGALINKKLSDEALTNHYGLGVGKNLYENVKYGRIEDSMEVRAKYTTAAAVDARMAGCSLPVMTNSGSGNQGITVSMPVLAAAEKLKIPQEKLIRALALSNLIAIHIKSNLGRLSALCGCVVASTGACCGITYIFGGKLENIKYAIKNMIGDISGMVCDGAKCGCALKVSTGVSAAVQAAMLALSNVEISQNDGIIDKDVEKTIKNLCELGTKGLKEADDVILNIMTCK, via the coding sequence ATGATTAGATTATTGCACAAAGAGGTAGTACTTGCTCTTGGATGTACAGAACCTGTAGCGGTGGCTCTTGCAGCTGCAAAGTGCAAAGAGACTTTAGGCAAGATTCCTGATACAATAGAAATATTGGCAAGTACTAACATACTTAAAAATGGAATGGGTGTTGGAATACCAGGGACAGGCATGGTGGGACTTCATATTGCAGCAGCACTTGGCGTTACTGGAGGGGATTCCCATAAACTATTAGAAGTACTTTCAGATATTAAATCAGAAGATGTTAAAGCAGCAAAAAGGATGATTGATGAGAAAAGAGTAGATATTAAACATAAAGATGCATCAGAAAAGCTTTATATTGAAGCTGTATGCAAATATAATGATGAATACTCGAGGGTAATCATAAGCGGCAGTCATACTAATATAGTTCTAGTTGAGAGCAATGGAGAAAAAATATCGGAAGAAAATGGACAAGATATTTTAGAATATAAAGAGATAAAAAATGAAAAAATTACTGTGGATTACATATATAAGTTTATAAATGAAATTTCTACTGATGAAATTATATTTTTGCTTCACGGGGCGCTTATAAATAAAAAGTTATCGGATGAGGCTTTAACTAATCATTATGGTTTGGGTGTGGGAAAAAATCTTTATGAAAATGTAAAGTATGGACGAATTGAAGATAGTATGGAAGTACGGGCCAAATATACCACTGCAGCAGCAGTGGATGCAAGAATGGCAGGATGTTCTCTCCCTGTAATGACTAACTCCGGTAGTGGGAATCAGGGTATTACAGTTTCTATGCCAGTTTTAGCAGCAGCTGAAAAATTGAAAATTCCACAGGAAAAGTTAATAAGAGCTCTTGCACTTAGTAATTTAATTGCCATACATATTAAAAGCAATTTGGGAAGGTTATCCGCATTATGTGGCTGTGTAGTTGCTTCTACTGGTGCCTGTTGTGGCATAACCTATATTTTCGGGGGTAAACTTGAGAATATAAAATATGCTATTAAAAATATGATTGGAGATATATCGGGTATGGTATGTGATGGTGCAAAATGCGGATGTGCACTTAAGGTATCTACAGGTGTCAGTGCAGCGGTTCAAGCAGCCATGCTGGCGCTGAGTAATGTAGAAATATCACAAAATGATGGTATAATTGATAAGGATGTAGAAAAGACTATAAAAAATTTATGTGAGCTTGGTACAAAGGGATTGAAAGAAGCGGATGATGTAATATTAAATATTATGACCTGCAAGTAA
- a CDS encoding radical SAM protein, translating into MELNLDNLRRKLKETIIKTGFQIIDKNPEKNVNKLFEIAEKASRDEFTKSKIVSIKKYYNDMPSVKGYIENILKNTNKNCLKKFYSNFIGNAIWYGVAKRDKIGTKNDTKIPFVLLISPSMRCNLRCTGCYAANYSKKDDIPYEEVDRLIKEARDAGIYYIIILGGEPFFNEYMLDIYKRYNDIYFTPFTNGTLFNEKLADKLAELGNVMPMLSIEGWQKETDSRRGDGIFNSVIKGMEMLNERGILFGASSATSNRNVDVVTSEKFIDMLIDKGCKMIWYFMFMPVGDNPVEEMDYMLSPKERIELGRRSRKIRTTKKIFTIDFFNDAPYVGGCISGKYYCHINSKEDVEPCIFSHFATTNVKNKPLMEAFKSPYFKNLRNRQPYNKNLLMPCPMIDNPQHIRDIVKETGAYATHPSAELMIKDKEFMEKLDKLSEEFKPAAEQAFKEDFNNNGNYNMSKG; encoded by the coding sequence ATGGAACTTAATTTAGACAATTTAAGAAGAAAATTAAAAGAAACTATAATAAAAACTGGATTTCAAATAATCGATAAAAATCCAGAAAAAAATGTGAACAAATTGTTTGAAATCGCCGAAAAGGCAAGCAGAGATGAATTCACAAAGAGTAAAATTGTAAGTATAAAAAAATACTACAATGACATGCCATCGGTAAAAGGGTATATTGAAAATATATTAAAAAATACAAATAAAAATTGCTTGAAAAAATTTTATTCCAATTTTATTGGCAATGCTATATGGTATGGAGTTGCTAAAAGAGATAAAATAGGTACAAAAAATGATACAAAGATCCCATTCGTACTACTTATTAGTCCCTCAATGAGATGCAATCTAAGATGCACTGGATGTTATGCTGCAAATTATAGTAAAAAAGATGATATTCCTTATGAAGAAGTAGATAGACTTATTAAGGAGGCCAGAGATGCAGGTATATACTATATAATTATTTTAGGTGGAGAACCTTTCTTTAACGAATACATGTTGGATATTTATAAAAGATATAATGACATATATTTCACACCATTTACCAACGGTACTCTATTCAATGAAAAATTAGCTGACAAATTGGCTGAACTAGGCAATGTAATGCCGATGTTGTCCATTGAAGGATGGCAAAAAGAAACGGACTCAAGGCGAGGAGATGGTATTTTTAATTCTGTTATAAAAGGTATGGAAATGTTAAATGAAAGAGGAATACTTTTTGGAGCCTCCTCAGCTACATCTAATAGAAATGTTGACGTTGTCACTTCTGAAAAGTTTATAGATATGCTTATCGATAAGGGCTGCAAAATGATCTGGTATTTTATGTTTATGCCTGTAGGTGACAATCCAGTGGAAGAAATGGATTATATGCTTTCTCCAAAAGAGAGAATAGAACTTGGGAGAAGAAGTAGGAAAATCAGAACTACAAAGAAAATATTTACAATTGACTTTTTTAATGATGCTCCATACGTAGGAGGATGCATATCCGGTAAATACTATTGTCATATAAACTCAAAAGAAGATGTGGAACCATGTATATTTTCTCACTTTGCTACAACAAATGTTAAAAACAAGCCCCTCATGGAGGCATTTAAATCACCTTATTTTAAGAACTTGAGAAACAGACAGCCCTATAACAAAAATTTATTAATGCCATGCCCTATGATTGATAATCCTCAGCACATTCGGGATATTGTAAAGGAAACAGGTGCTTATGCTACTCATCCTAGTGCAGAATTGATGATTAAGGATAAAGAATTTATGGAAAAATTGGATAAGCTGTCTGAAGAATTTAAGCCTGCTGCAGAGCAAGCATTTAAAGAAGATTTTAATAATAACGGTAACTATAACATGTCAAAAGGTTAA
- a CDS encoding HD family phosphohydrolase — MIELIKSVCKLKEYVEDYEGYRKCISDLIQHEDVISMKNFIQHGDITCLQHSTYVSYMSYLVCKDLGLDYSSAARGGLLHDFFLYDWHVKRYDKGLHGFTHPYTALENANRIFQLNEVEKDIIVKHMWPLTLKLPKYKESFIVMFVDKYCASMEIIKFHSKDNIYRLMSKILS; from the coding sequence GTGATTGAGTTAATAAAATCAGTTTGTAAATTGAAAGAATATGTAGAAGATTATGAGGGATATAGGAAATGTATTAGTGATTTAATTCAACATGAAGATGTGATTTCTATGAAAAATTTTATACAGCATGGTGATATAACTTGTCTTCAACATAGTACCTATGTGTCCTATATGAGCTATTTGGTTTGTAAAGATTTGGGTCTTGACTACAGTTCTGCTGCCAGAGGGGGATTACTTCATGATTTTTTTCTATATGATTGGCATGTGAAAAGGTATGATAAGGGATTACATGGATTTACCCATCCCTATACAGCGCTAGAGAATGCAAACAGGATTTTTCAGTTAAATGAGGTGGAAAAAGATATTATAGTAAAACATATGTGGCCATTAACATTAAAATTACCTAAGTATAAAGAATCTTTCATAGTGATGTTTGTAGATAAATATTGTGCATCTATGGAAATTATTAAATTTCATAGTAAAGATAATATTTACAGGCTTATGAGTAAAATTTTATCATAA
- a CDS encoding diguanylate cyclase produces the protein MNKKAINIAEKNFMKVDILDGVRRIQNIFCEDDIDCFIVYENKDLMGIVTKKELVRAHPNRILADIMSDRYICINCHIHIWNIKEVFDSNKDINIILLENDNDIMGYISRTSLNVEFSKHIDLLTGLYKSDYMFYNAHKFIENKQNTTIIFLDLDNFGLIDKKYGHINGDIILKNVGTILKKNIPTDCCLCRYAGDEFAILTPYCINKSKLISQDILNIIDSYEFPNNIRVSASIGIASCDIHNCSKVTDSLDIINKLVNTASLLSTKAKQSTNTPIITGNLDINAIA, from the coding sequence ATGAATAAAAAGGCTATTAACATAGCAGAAAAAAATTTTATGAAGGTAGACATTCTAGATGGAGTAAGGAGAATCCAAAATATTTTTTGTGAAGATGATATAGACTGTTTCATAGTGTATGAAAATAAAGACTTAATGGGTATAGTTACTAAAAAGGAATTAGTCAGAGCGCACCCAAATAGGATACTGGCAGATATTATGTCTGACAGATATATTTGCATTAATTGCCATATCCATATCTGGAATATTAAAGAAGTTTTCGATTCAAATAAAGATATTAATATCATACTTTTAGAAAATGATAATGATATTATGGGATACATATCAAGGACAAGCCTAAATGTGGAATTTAGCAAACATATTGACTTACTCACTGGACTTTATAAAAGCGATTATATGTTTTACAATGCACATAAATTTATAGAAAACAAGCAAAATACAACCATTATATTTTTAGATTTAGATAACTTTGGCCTCATCGATAAAAAATATGGTCACATAAATGGAGACATTATATTGAAAAATGTAGGTACCATATTGAAAAAAAACATTCCAACGGACTGTTGTCTGTGTAGATATGCAGGAGATGAATTTGCCATATTGACTCCATATTGTATAAATAAAAGTAAATTAATTTCCCAAGACATATTAAATATTATTGATTCATATGAATTCCCAAATAATATACGAGTTTCTGCATCCATTGGCATTGCAAGTTGTGATATACATAATTGTAGTAAAGTAACCGATAGTTTAGACATAATAAATAAACTAGTAAATACAGCAAGTTTATTGTCTACAAAAGCAAAACAAAGCACCAATACTCCAATTATCACTGGTAATTTGGATATAAATGCAATTGCATAA
- a CDS encoding protein kinase domain-containing protein yields MVLIPIFRKRIYPPDYLVDKYKIIKLIGEGRFGICYLVHAQDRTYIFKQIKPKIMKKYKNKIIFEQQILSDIDYPLIPKIIDVINRDNIYGYILEYKKGSTLEQMIFGDNHQFKSFEIYTIASKLIKIIKYLHKKNIVHRDIRLPNVIVNQKDVYLIDFGLARPIDNKKYVYCEDFSYLGHLLIHLYYSSFKKTSRKSRPWYNELGLSSEELNFLKKLLGLNDVYKNIFNLEEDFFKLKITQL; encoded by the coding sequence GTGGTCTTAATTCCTATTTTTAGAAAAAGAATATACCCACCAGATTATTTGGTTGATAAATACAAAATTATAAAGTTAATAGGTGAAGGACGGTTTGGTATATGCTACTTAGTTCATGCACAGGACAGAACGTATATATTTAAACAAATTAAGCCTAAAATTATGAAAAAATATAAAAATAAAATTATATTTGAACAACAAATACTTTCAGATATTGATTATCCTTTGATCCCCAAAATAATTGATGTAATAAATAGAGATAATATATATGGATATATTTTAGAATATAAAAAAGGCAGTACATTGGAACAGATGATTTTCGGAGATAATCACCAATTTAAATCCTTTGAGATTTATACCATAGCAAGTAAGCTAATAAAAATAATAAAATATCTTCATAAAAAAAATATTGTGCATAGAGATATAAGATTGCCTAATGTAATTGTTAATCAAAAAGATGTTTATCTTATCGATTTTGGACTTGCAAGACCCATAGATAACAAAAAGTATGTATACTGTGAGGATTTTTCATATTTAGGGCATTTACTTATTCATCTATACTATTCTTCTTTTAAGAAAACTAGCAGAAAATCAAGGCCATGGTATAATGAACTTGGATTATCATCGGAAGAATTAAATTTTTTAAAAAAGCTGCTGGGATTAAATGATGTTTATAAAAATATCTTTAACCTAGAAGAAGATTTTTTCAAATTGAAGATAACTCAATTATAA
- a CDS encoding helix-turn-helix transcriptional regulator, translating to MEINSYLKKYVSLVKFLGEALGEDTEVVLHDITNVDNSVVAISNGHISGRSIGAPATNLVLKILKDGKYSHKDYITNYRGISSQGNILRSSTYFIKDNNKEIIGILCINISLERFRKLRDFLNEFIHIKNDSSKVEDVEKLGQSVEGIALESMQEIIKSTGIPPERMCQEEKIEVVKKLNESGVFLLKGAVSEIAGQLKSSEATIYRYLNRIKKDVDS from the coding sequence ATGGAAATCAATTCTTATCTTAAGAAATATGTATCACTGGTAAAGTTTTTAGGTGAAGCTTTAGGAGAAGATACAGAGGTTGTATTACATGATATAACAAATGTAGACAATTCAGTTGTGGCTATAAGTAATGGTCATATAAGTGGGAGAAGCATTGGGGCACCTGCTACAAATTTGGTATTAAAGATATTAAAGGACGGAAAATATAGTCATAAAGATTATATAACAAATTATAGAGGAATATCCTCCCAGGGAAATATACTAAGATCCTCTACCTATTTTATAAAAGATAATAATAAGGAAATCATTGGAATACTCTGTATAAATATAAGTTTAGAAAGATTTAGAAAGTTAAGGGATTTTCTTAATGAATTTATACATATAAAAAATGATAGTTCAAAGGTAGAAGATGTAGAAAAGCTTGGTCAATCTGTCGAAGGAATTGCCCTGGAGAGTATGCAGGAAATCATTAAAAGTACAGGAATACCTCCAGAGAGAATGTGTCAGGAGGAAAAAATTGAAGTTGTAAAAAAATTGAATGAAAGTGGAGTATTTTTACTTAAAGGGGCAGTAAGTGAAATTGCGGGACAATTAAAGTCCTCTGAAGCTACTATATACAGGTATTTAAATAGAATTAAAAAGGATGTAGATTCTTAA